The Arachis hypogaea cultivar Tifrunner chromosome 19, arahy.Tifrunner.gnm2.J5K5, whole genome shotgun sequence genome has a window encoding:
- the LOC112775173 gene encoding uncharacterized protein — protein MSEEVVNSTTVTNFIDDKDGFDKFVQECFDMVDENGDDMLSLEEVRGGFRKLLPFGSESQPMKPMDEGMLKLIFERFDQDKNGKLDITEFKSLMTEIMNAVARGIDGFPIIVNLEKDSMLMNAIQHELVTQSSSK, from the coding sequence ATGAGCGAAGAGGTAGTTAACAGTACCACCGTAACCAATTTCATTGACGACAAAGATGGCTTTGACAAATTTGTCCAGGAATGTTTCGACATGGTGGACGAAAATGGCGACGACATGCTTTCCCTTGAGGAAGTACGTGGTGGATTCCGAAAGCTTTTGCCATTCGGTTCGGAGTCACAACCAATGAAGCCAATGGATGAGGGCATGTTGAAGTTAATATTCGAGAGGTTCGACCAGGATAAAAACGGAAAACTCGATATAACGGAGTTTAAGTCATTGATGACGGAGATCATGAACGCCGTTGCCCGTGGGATTGATGGATTTCCAATCATTGTCAATCTTGAGAAAGATAGCATGCTGATGAACGCAATTCAACATGAATTGGTCACACAATCATCATCTAAGTAA